Within Burkholderia diffusa, the genomic segment GCGCTGCGGCGTGATCGACATCGACGACAGCACCGCGTCGAATTTCTTCGCCTTCAGCGCCGGGATCATTCCGTCGAAATCGTTCTCGAGCCACACGCACTTCGCCTTCAGCCGCGCGCAGATCTCGTTGCCCAGGTCGATGTCGAAGCCGACGAGCTTGCCGTCGGGCGCCTTCGATTCGAACGGCGCGTAGCTGGCGTCGGTGCCGAAGCGCAGCGTGGTCCAGTCCTTCGCGACGGCGGGGCCTGCCGATACCGCGAGCAGGGCGATCGAAACGGCGGCAATCAGTCTCTTCATGGTGGTTCCTTGGCGTGGTCTATCCGGTTCTGGGCGACACGGTTGCTGCGGAGACGCATCGCGTCCCGGCGCGCTGTCCGCACGGTCATTAACGCAGAAAATAAAATATCAGTCCAGAATGGACAAAAAATATCGATCCATCGGACGGAATGCCGCCGCTGCGGGGGGGCGACCCTTGCAAAAATGCGGAAATGGACTAATCTTGTTAGTAAATTCGTTTAGAGACTAACGATCATGTCACAGCCCGCCTTCGATCCACATTCCGCCCCGCGGCAGGCCTCGGTCGCGCAGATGTCGGCGGCCGGCCTGCGCGCGTTCTTCAACATCGCGCGCGACTGGGAGCTGACGATCGACGAACAGATCGTGCTGCTCGGGTCGCCCGGCCGCTCGACGTTCTTCAAGTGGAAGGCAGCGCCGGAATCGGCGCGCCTGCCGCGCGATACGCTCGAGCGGCTATCGCTGCTGCTCGGCATCTACAAGTCGCTGCAGATCCTGCTGCCGCAGCCGGCCGCGGCCGACACCTGGGTCAAGCGGCCCAACGACGCCGCGCCGTTCGGCGGCAAGCGCGCGCTCGACCGCATGCTTGCCGGCAACGTCGGCGATCTGGTTGCCGTCCGTCAATATCTCGACGCGATGCGGGGTGGTTGGGCGTGACGATGCCGATCGAAGAAATACGACACTGGCCCACGACCATCGTCGACTGGGCACCTGCCTATCGCGTGATTCCCACCCGTTTTCCGGCCATCAACCTGTTCGACCGCGTCGCGGCCGCCGAGGATTTCGACGCGCTGTATGCGCTCGAATCGCTGACCAACGACCGTATCCGCAACGAAGTCGGCACGCTCGAACTCGTGCCGCCGGCTGAGCGTCGCTACGGCCCCGGCTGGGGGCCGATCATGGCCGCGTTCACGCACCTCAATCCGCAGGGCAGCCGCTTTTCCGACGGCAGCTATGGCGTGTTCTACTGCGGTCGGTCGCGCGATACGGCGATCGCCGAGACGCGTTATCACAGCGGGCTGTTCCTGGCCGCGACGAAGGAGGCACCGATGCGCCAGCAGATGCGGCTGTACACGGTGTACGCGCAGGGCGACGTCGCCGACGTGCGCACGTGGCCGCAGCGCAGCCCGGGGCTGCTCGATCCGCTCGACTACAGCGCCGGGCAGGCGCTCGGCCGCGCGGTGCGCAATGCGGGCGGCGCGGGGATCGTCTATCCGTCGGTGCGCGACCCGCTCGGCGAGTGTCTCGCGGCGTTTCGCACGACGTTGCTGCGCGACTGTCATCACGCGGCATATCTCGAATACAACTGGAACGGCTCCGCGATCGATGCGGTGTTCGAACTGAACCAGGTCGGCTAGCGAGCGCACGCAACCGCGTGCGCGTCGCGGCGCGATGCACGCTGCCGGCCCAAGGTCGGTTATTGACGAGAACGGGCCTTAAGGCAGTGGCAAGTCGCCCGCGTGACGTGCGCGCGCGTCGGCCTGCGTGAGCGACCACGTCTTGCCCGTGCGCGGCTCGACGATCGTCAGGCGTCCCGACGGTGCGAACGCGCCGGTGTCGATGAACCATTGCGCGCCGATGCGCTGCGGCGCGCGCACGGGCGTATGGCCGGTGCAGGTCAGCGACAGGCCGGCCTGCCGGGCCGGGTCGGCGAGCCCCTGCACCAGGTCGCGCCCCCAGATCAGTCGCTCGCGCACGTCGGGCGAATAGCTGCCCGTGTCGAGTTCGGCGTCCGCGCCGAAGAATTCCGCGTGCAGCACATTGAAGCGCGCGGGGCCGTCGCCAATCACGCGCACGAGCGGCAGTGCGTCGACGCGCGCCGCATGCGCGTGCAGCCGTTCCGGCGGGAGATCGGCGCCCCAGTCGCCGCCGATTCCACGCCACGCGTCGGGCGACAGCTTGCCACGCGACACGAGGCTCAGCACTTCTTCGTGATTGCCGCGCACCACATGGCACCACGGGCGGTCGAGCAGTTCGAGCGCGGTTTCGGAGGCGGGGCCGCGGTCGACGAGATCGCCGACCGAGAACAGCCGGTCGCGAGCCGGGTCGAAGCCGACGTCGTGCAGCAGCGCGCGCAGCACATCCACGCAGCCGTGCAGATCGCCCACGACGAAGTCGCGGCCGGCCGCGTTCGCGGGATGATGGCAGAGGACGGGAGTCATCCCGATATCTTAGGCGCTCGCGCCCATCGCAACGTCATGCAGGAATGGCGATAATCGGGGCGGTACCGCCCGGCGCCGTGCAGCGGGCTGCTAGCACGCCGGCCGAATCCTTTCCATCCGCTTTCGGAATCGTACGATGACGCTTTATCCGCAGGTATTACGCAACCGGCCGCGCATGGTCGCCGCCCTCGCCGCCGGCGTGCTGTGCGCGGTGCTGCTGCCGTTGCAGCTGAGGCCGACGGTGCGCGCGCTGATCGGCTGGGATTGCACGATCTGGCTGTATCTCGTGCTGATGTGGGTGCGCATGGTTACCGCGCATCATCATCAGGTGCGCGAGATCGCGATCCGCGAGGACGAGAACGCGACGACCGTGCTGACGGTCATCTGCATCGCGACGGTCGCGAGCGTCGCCGCGATCGCGATCGAACTCGCCACCGCGAAGAACGTGGGCTTTCGCGCCGGGCTCGGCCATTACGCGGTCACGGGCGCGACGCTGTTCGGTGCATGGTTCCTGATTCCGACGATCTTCACGCTGCACTATGCGCGGCTCTATTACGGCTCGCCGAGCGGCGATCGCGCACTGCGGTTCCCCGACCGCAATCCCGAGCCCGATTACTGGGATTTCCTGTATTTCGCGTTTACGCTCGCGGTCGCGTCGCAGACGGCCGACGTGTCGCTTGCGAACCGTTCCGCTCGGCGCGCGGTGCTCGCGCAGTCCATCCTGTCGTTCTACTTCAACATGGCCGTGCTCGGACTGTCGATCAACGTTGCGGCCGGGTTGTTGAGCTGACGCGGGTGAGTTGAGCCGTGCGTACGGACTGCGACACACGAGCATGCGGCGGCCGGCAGGCCGCGCGTGGATTGTTTCGAGAAGACGCGCGATCGACGTATACGTGCCGTCGTCGCCGCGCGCCATCGCGGCTTCGAGCCCGAAGCTCGTCTGGATGTCGGTCGCGCTGACGTTGCCGCCTTGCGCCGTTTCGCGTCGTCACGCGCCGCGCCGCGCCGCGATCCACGCTCCCCAGAAAAGGCTCGAGAAAAAGCGCAGCGGCGCATCGAAGCCCGCATCGTGCAGCAATGCGAACACGGTTTCCTCCGCAGCCGGCGGATCGGCGCCCTGCAGGATTTTCGCAAGCTGCGCACGCACGGCGTCGGGCGTCGCGCCCTTCATCCGCCAGCGCTGCTGCCATGCGTCGAGCAGGCGAGGGTGGTCCGCGTAGCGGCGATAGTTGCCCGCGATCACGAGCGGTGCGCCGGGCTTCACGCGGCGCGCGATCGCGTCCAGCAGCGCGGCCTTCGCCGCGTCGCCGGGGACGTGATGCAGCACGCCGATCAGCGTCGCGCCGTCGAAGGCCGGCTCATCGGGCAGCGCGTCGACGCCGGCCTCGACGAATTGCGTGCGTGCGGCGAAACCCGCCGCTTCGACGTTGGCACGCGCGAGCGCGAGCATCGGCGCGGACGGATCGACGGCCGTGAACGCCCAGCCGGGCTCCAGCGCGGCGGGCACGCAGATTTCCTGCCCCGTGCCGCCTGCACCCACGACGAGGAGCCGCGCCTCGGGCACGCCGATCGCGGCCGCGAGCATGCACGCGGCGAGCTCGTGGCACGCGTCGTAGCCGGCGAGCGCGATGCGGGATTGTTCGGCGTATTCGTGCGCGCGTGCCGGATCGAACTTCGCGGCGCTGGCGGGGAGCGACATGGCGGATTCCTCGATGCGGGTTCGAGCGCGGACGGGTTGTCCACGCGCGTTGCACCGAGCGTAAGCGCGGGTCGGCCGCGCAACAAGACGAGCGGACATTCCGGTATGCCGACTACCCGACTCCGTGCGCGATGCACGCAAACGTCGGCGGGGTCGGTTCGCATTTAAAAATGTGACGATTCGATGCGTCGCGGCCGTGAAACCGGCGCATACTTTTCTTCCCCCTGCCTGGCCGTCGCATGCCGGGCGCCGATGCGCCGCGCCGACCGCGCGGCCATGCCGCTCGGTACGCACGAGGAGCGCATGATGTCAGATTGTCCGCACGATCCGTATGCGCAGCACTACATTCACTGTCTGCCGTTCGGCGCGCAGCCCTGCGGCGCGGTCGGCACGTCGCCGCGCACGCATTTCCGC encodes:
- a CDS encoding metallophosphoesterase translates to MTPVLCHHPANAAGRDFVVGDLHGCVDVLRALLHDVGFDPARDRLFSVGDLVDRGPASETALELLDRPWCHVVRGNHEEVLSLVSRGKLSPDAWRGIGGDWGADLPPERLHAHAARVDALPLVRVIGDGPARFNVLHAEFFGADAELDTGSYSPDVRERLIWGRDLVQGLADPARQAGLSLTCTGHTPVRAPQRIGAQWFIDTGAFAPSGRLTIVEPRTGKTWSLTQADARARHAGDLPLP
- a CDS encoding MbcA/ParS/Xre antitoxin family protein, coding for MSQPAFDPHSAPRQASVAQMSAAGLRAFFNIARDWELTIDEQIVLLGSPGRSTFFKWKAAPESARLPRDTLERLSLLLGIYKSLQILLPQPAAADTWVKRPNDAAPFGGKRALDRMLAGNVGDLVAVRQYLDAMRGGWA
- a CDS encoding class I SAM-dependent methyltransferase, which gives rise to MSLPASAAKFDPARAHEYAEQSRIALAGYDACHELAACMLAAAIGVPEARLLVVGAGGTGQEICVPAALEPGWAFTAVDPSAPMLALARANVEAAGFAARTQFVEAGVDALPDEPAFDGATLIGVLHHVPGDAAKAALLDAIARRVKPGAPLVIAGNYRRYADHPRLLDAWQQRWRMKGATPDAVRAQLAKILQGADPPAAEETVFALLHDAGFDAPLRFFSSLFWGAWIAARRGA
- a CDS encoding RES family NAD+ phosphorylase, which gives rise to MPIEEIRHWPTTIVDWAPAYRVIPTRFPAINLFDRVAAAEDFDALYALESLTNDRIRNEVGTLELVPPAERRYGPGWGPIMAAFTHLNPQGSRFSDGSYGVFYCGRSRDTAIAETRYHSGLFLAATKEAPMRQQMRLYTVYAQGDVADVRTWPQRSPGLLDPLDYSAGQALGRAVRNAGGAGIVYPSVRDPLGECLAAFRTTLLRDCHHAAYLEYNWNGSAIDAVFELNQVG
- a CDS encoding DUF1345 domain-containing protein encodes the protein MTLYPQVLRNRPRMVAALAAGVLCAVLLPLQLRPTVRALIGWDCTIWLYLVLMWVRMVTAHHHQVREIAIREDENATTVLTVICIATVASVAAIAIELATAKNVGFRAGLGHYAVTGATLFGAWFLIPTIFTLHYARLYYGSPSGDRALRFPDRNPEPDYWDFLYFAFTLAVASQTADVSLANRSARRAVLAQSILSFYFNMAVLGLSINVAAGLLS